GACGGGGGCCTTGCGATCGGTGTGGACCAGGACCGTCAGGCCGTTGTCCAGGGTGAAGCGCGACCACGGAATGTCCACGCGCGCGACCAGATCGGCCACGGGCGCCGCCTGCAGCGGCGCGGCCTGGACCGGCAGAGTGGCGGACGCGGCGGCGGGCGCGGGCTCGGATCCGGCGGCGAACACGGGGGCGGCCGGGGCGATCACGGCCATGATGGCGGCCAGCGAGACGAGGCGAAGACGCATGAAAACGGTCCTTTTTTGACGGGCGGCGCAAACCTTAACGACGACGGGCCTTCTGGCAATCTCGACCGTCCAAACATGGACAAAGAGTCACAAATGTCGGTGCGGCTACGCTCGACGCGCGGCGTCTCGCTGCTTGAGCCGCATGTTTCAGGGCGGCTACCGCTCGGCTCGCGGAGCCTCGCTGCCTGAGCCGCCAGTGATCGAATCCCTGCGCCGAGCGTTGCCGTGTCTGCGGCAGGGACGGGACGGACGATGAAGGGCGAGCTGAAGACCTATCAGGCCAAGCGCCGCTTCGCCGAGACCCCCGAACCGAAGGGCACCAAGGCCACCCGCAAGGGGGCCGCGCCCCTGCGCTACCTGATCCAGCGGCACGCGGCCACGCGGCTGCACTACGACTTCCGCATCGAATTCGACGGGGTGCTGAAGTCCTGGGCGGTGACCAAGGCCCCGTCGCGCGACACGACCGTCAAGCGTCTGGCGGTGGAGGTCGAGGACCACCCGCTGGACTACGGATCGTTCGAGGGCACGATTCCCGACGGCAACTATGGCGCGGGCACGGTCCAGCTGTGGGACACCGGCACCTGGTCGCCCCGGCATCCCGAGACCCTGGAGGCGGACTGGGCCAAGGGGTCGATCAAGATGGACCTGGACGGAGAGCGGCTGAAGGGCGGCTGGGCGCTCGTCCGGCTCAAGTCGGATCGCGGCAAGCCCTCGAAATGGGCCAACTGGCTGCTGCTCAAGGAGAAGGACGCCCATGCCGTGCCGGGCGAGGGGGACGCGCTGGCCGAAATCGATGCCTCGATCACCACGGGCCGAAGTCTGGCGGAGATCGCCGCGGGCAAGACGCCGGGGACCCCGACACGGCCGACGGGACGCAAGGCTGCCGCCAGACCGAAGGCGGCGCCGTCCGGGGCGACCCTGTCGAAGCCGCCGGCCTTCACGCCGATCCAGCTGTGCAAGGTCGCCGACCACCCGCCGTCCGGAGCCGGCTGGGCGCATGAGATCAAGTTCGACGGTTACCGCGTGCAGATCGCGACGGGCGGCGGCAAGGCCCGGCTCTACACGCGCAGCGGCCTCGACTGGTCGCAGAAGTTCCCCGAGGTCGTCGCCGACGCGGCCCGCTGGCCCGACGGGGTGATCGACGGCGAACTGTGCGCGCTGGACCCCGACCACATGCCGGACTTCCCCGCCCTGCAGGCGGCCATCTCGGCCGGCAGGACCGCCGACCTGGTCTTCTTCGCCTTCGACCTGCTGTCCGAGGGGACCGAGGACCTGCGCGAGAAGCCGCTGTCCCACCGCAAGGCCCGGCTCAGCGGCCATATCGACCGGATGTCCAGGGCGGCACGGGACCGGATCCGCTACGTCGACCACTTCGCCTCGACCGGCCAGGCGGTGCTGGAAAGCGCCTGCCGGATGGACCTGGAGGGCGTGATCTCCAAGAAGCTGGACGCGCCCTACACCGCGGGGCGGTCGTCCACCTGGCTCAAGTCCAAATGCCGGGGCGGGGACGAGGTCGTCATCGGCGGCTGGTCGTCGGAGAACGGCACCCGGTTCCGGTCCCTGCTGGTCGGGGTGCGGGAGGGTGAAGGCCTGCGCTATCTCGGCCGCGTCGGCACCGGCTATTCGCAGGCCGTGATGAAGACGCTGCTGCCGGCCCTGAAGGCGGCGGCGTCGGACGCCAGTCCCTTCGCGGGCAAGGGCGCGCCGCGCGGCGGGCGCGACATCCACTGGCTGAAGCCGGTCCTCGTCGCCGAGGTGACCCACGGCGGCTATACCGAATCCGGATCGTTGCGACAGGCCGCCTTCAAGGGCCTGCGGGCGGACAAGCCGGCCGCCGAGGTCACCGAGCGCCCGCAGACCCCGACCCCGACCGGCAAGGCCGCGCCTGCCACCGACCTGCATGTGCCGGGCGAACCCGCGCCGCTCGCCTCGGCCCGGGGCAAGGTGGTGGTCGCCGGGGTGACGATCTCCAATCCCGACAAGATCCTGTGGCCGGCCCGGGACGGTCATCCGGCCATCACCAAGGCGGAGCTGGCGCGCTACTACGAGGCCGCAGCCGACCGCATCCTGCCCCATGTCGCCGATCGCCCCACCTCGATCATCCGCGCGCCCGAAGGCGTGGGCGGCGAGACCTTCTTCCAGCGCCACGCCATGCCGGGGTCGAACCCCCGGCTGAAGCTGATCGATGTGCATGAACGCAAACCCTATGTCGCCGTCGTCGACGTCGGCGGGCTGGTCGCCATCGGCCAGTCGGGCGGGCTGGAGCTTCACCCCTGGGGCTGCGCGCCGGGCGAGCCGGAAATCCCGGACCAGGTCACCTTCGACCTCGACCCCGACGAGGGGCTCGATTTCGAGGACGTGATCTCGGCGGCCAGGGTCGTGCGGAAAAAGCTGGAGGCGCTGGGCCTTCATCCCTTCGTCAAGACGACCGGCGGCAAGGGGCTGCACGTCGTCGTGCCGATCAAAACCGACGCCCGGAGCCGCGTGACCTGGGATCAGAACAAGGCCTTCGCCAAGGGCGTGTCCGAGGCCATCCGGGCCGAGGCGCCGGACCGGTTCACAACGACCCTGGCCAAGAAGGCGCGGGGCGGGAAGATCTTCCTCGACTATCTGCGCAACGGCCGGATGGCGACCGCCGTCGCCCCGTGGTCGCCGCGCGCCCGGCCCGGCGCGGGCATCGCCTTCCCCCTGGCCTGGACCCAGGTGAAGGCGGGCCTGGACCCCACCGCCTTCAGCCTGCGTACCTATCCGGCGCTGCTGAAGAAGCCGGATCCGTGGAAGGATTTCCGGGTCTCGGCCGTCAGCCTGAAGGGGGCGTTGAAGAAGCTCTAGCGTCCCACGGCGTGCAAATCGCCGCTGTGCTGTCTCAGCCAGGCGCGGAATGGCCGATGGTCGCCGACCAGCCGGTGCACGACCGACCAGTAGGCGGGGCTGTGGTCGGCGTGGACCAGATGCGCGACCTCGTGCGCGGCCAGATAGTCCAGCACGGCGGGCGGGGCCATGACGACGCGCCACGAATAGCGGATCGAGCGCGACATCGGGCTGCAGGAGCCCCAGCGCGACGTCGGATCGTTGATGCCGAGGGTCACCGGCGCCTGGCCGAGGGTCGTCAGATGGACCTGGGTCCGTTCCGTCAGGGTCTCGCGCGCCAGTCGCTTCAGCAGGTTGACGACCCGGCGGGCGAAAGCCTCACCCTCGCCGCCCGAGACGATCCGGAATCCGTCGGCGCCCACGACCAGCCGCGCCGAGCCCGCGCCGCCCGTGGCTTCGAGCACCGCCGTGCCGCCGCGAAACGGGATGACCGCGCCGGGGACCAGTGCGGTCCCCGAGGGCCGGGCCGACAGACGTTCGGCGATCCAGTCCGCCTTGGACCGGGCAAAGGTGACGGCATCCGACAGCCGCCGCTCCGAAGGCGCGACCGCGACGGCTTCGCCGGCGCGGGCGTCGATGCGGATCGAGATGCGCCGGGCGCGCGGATTGACGCTCAGCCGAAGCTGGGCCCCACCCTCAAGCGGCAGCCGCTGACCGGTCCGATACGGCGCAGAGCTTTTCATTCGCGGCGATGAAGTCCCGGGTGCGGGTGTAGATCTCCTCGCGGAATCGACGCCCGTTGAAGACGCCGTAGTGGCCCACCCCCGGCTGGACGTAAAGCACACGACGATCGTCGGGAATGCTGGTGCAGAGCGTATGCGCCGCCTGGGTCTGGCCGACGCCCGAGATGTCGTCCTTCTCGCCCTCCACCGTCATCAGGCCGATGTCGGTGATCTTCGTCAGATCGACCGGCACGCCACGATGTTCCAGCAGGCCGCGCGGCAGCAGGTGAGACTGGAAGACGATGTCGATGGTCTGGAGATAGAACTCCTCGGTCAGATCGAGGACCGACAGGTATTCGTCGTAGAACTGTTCGTGCTTCTCGACGCCGTCGCCGTCGCCGGCCACCAGGTCGCGGAAATACTCCCAGTGGGCGTCGGTGTGGCGCGCCTCGTTCATCGACATGAAGCTGTAGAGCTGGACGAAGCCCGGATAGACCTCGCGGCCGAAGCCCGGATAGGGCCAGGGCACGGTGTGAATCATGTTCGACTGGAACCAGGCGAACGGCTTGGCCTCCGCCAGCTGGTTGGTCACCGTGGGCGACAGGCGCGCGTCGATAGGCGACCCCATGAAGGTCATGGAGGCCGGCCGGTTGGGATCGTTCTCGGCCGCCATGATGGCGGCGGCGGCCAGCACCGGCGGTCCGGGCTGGCAGACGCCGACGACGTGGGCGCGCGGACCGATCTGGGCCAGCATGGTGCGGACGTGGTCGATGTAGTCGTGGAAGTCGAACCGGCCTTCCAGCATCGGCACCTGGCGGGCGTTGACCCAGTCGGTGACGTAGACGTCGTGGTCCTGCAGGAAGGTCTCGACCGTGCCGCGCAGCAGGGTCGCATAGTGGCCGGACAGGGGGGCCACGATCAGGACGCTGGGGGCCGCGGCCGGCTTTCCGGCGCGCTTGAGGTCCCCGATGTTGCGCGCGAACCGCAGCAGACGGACCCAGGGGCTTTTCCACACGACCTGTTCGGTGGTGCGCACCGGCCGGTCGTTGATGGTGATCACGTCCAGGCCCCAGGCGGGCTTGCCGTACCGGCGCGTGACGCTTTCGAACAGCTCGGCCGAGGCATAGGCCGTGCGGCCGATGGCGGTGTCGGACGCCGGGTTCATCGGCGAGGTCCAGAACCGGCGCGCCATCTGGGCCCCGATGCGGAAAGGCTGCGCCGACTGATAGGCGAGCTCGTGAAGTGCGTAGAGCATGGAATCCTGTGATCGGCCCCCGCCGAGACGGGCATCGCACCATAGAACGCGCTGCACTGCAAAAGGATTTATCTAGAAAGCGAGGCAGTAGGCAGTCGGCAATAGGCAGTAGGCGATGGCGCGGAAGGGGCGGGGCGGGGCGGGTCGGCTGCGCGGCGGAAGCTGTTTGCAGACGACGGCCGTCGATGCCGTCCTTCTACTGCCTACTGCCTACTGCCTACTGCCTACTGCCTACCATCCTACCCCCGCGCCATCACCCGCTGGATCAGCTGGGCCGAGCGGTCGGGGCCCAGGTCGTGGGCGAGCGCCGAGCGATAGCGGCCGTCCGGACCGATCAGATAGACGGTCAGGGAGTGGTTCATAGTGTAGTCGGGCCCGGTCCCGACCTTCTGGTAGAAGGCGCGATAGGCGTCGGCGGCCGACTTCACCTGGGCGTCGGTGCCGGTCAGGCCGATCACGCCCTCGGGAAAGCCATCGCTGGACAGGTAGTCCTTCAGCGCCTGGGGCGTGTCGCGGGCCGGATCGACCGAGATGAAGACGATCTGGAGGTCATCGGCCGCGGCACCCAGCCGGGCCTTGGTGGCCTCGAGCGCCTGCAGGGTGGTGGGGCAGAAATCGGGGCAGTAGGTGAAGCCGAAGAAGACCAGGCTCCACTTGCCGTTCAGCAGGGTCTGGTCGACCGCCTGCCCGTCCTGGTTCACCAGCTGGAAGGGTCCGCCCACGCTGGCCTGTCCGGTGCCCGTTCCCTCGGCGACGGCCGCGGCCTGCTCGCGCCCCGTCACGACCACGACGGTCACGGCCGCCAGAGCGACCGCGATCGCAATACAGGCACCGGCGAACAGCAGGACGGAACGGCGTGGCATCGTGTCTCCATGGGGCGGGGCCGACATCGGGGCGGCGAGGGTCTATAGACCCGTCGTGGACCAGAGCGAAGCCAACCCGTCATTTGCCGCCAACGCGTCGCAGGGGACCCCCCTGTCGGGATGGCGCGACCTGCCCCGGCGCGCCCGCGGGCTGAGCCTTCGCACGCTCATCATCCTGCGCTGGCTGGCCATCGCCGGCCAGACGGCGACGGTCATCGTCCTCGTAATGATGCTGCATTTCCCCCTGCCGGTCTGGCAGGTGCTGAGCGTCATCGGGGCCAGTGCGCTGGTGAACCTGTCGGCCATGTCGCGGCTGCGCCAGACGGACAGCCGCCTGCCGGACGGACGCCAGACGGCGATCCATCTGGGGTTCGACATCCTGCAGCTGACCGCCCTGCTGGCCTTCACCGGCGGGCTGGAGAACCCGTTCTGCCTCCTGCTGGTCGCGCCGGTGACGGTCGCGGCGGCGTCGCTGCCCGGGCGTCAGGCCCTGGGGCTGGGCCTGATGGTGCTGATCTCGACCACGGCGCTGTTCTTCTGGTCCATGCCCCTGCCGTGGCAGTCGGGGACCGAGCTGGAACTGCCGCCCCTGTACCGGTTCGGGGTGGGTCTGGCCCTGATCACCGGCGTGGTCTTCACCGCCGCCTATGCCTGGCGGGTCGCGGCCGAGGCGGAGAAGCTGGAGCTGGCCCTGGCCACAACCCAGGACGTGCTGCAGCGCGAGCAGAGGCTGGCCGCGCTCGGCGGTCTGGCCGCCGCCGCCGCCCATGAACTGGGCACGCCGCTGGCCACCATCCAGATCGTGGCCAAGGAACTGCTGCGCGCCGCCGCCCCCGACGGGCCGATCGCCGAGGACGCCCGGCTGATGCTGCTGCAGGCCGATCGCTGCCGCGACATCCTGAAACGCCTGTCCCAGCGGCCCGAGGACGGCGATGAGCTCTATACCGAGGTCGGGCTGAAAGCCCTGCTGTCCGAGGTGGTCGAGCCGCATCTCGGGTTCGACCTGGACATTTCCGTGGAGGTCCGGACTCCGCCGGGCATGGCGGCACCCCATGTCCGGCGCCTGGCCGAAGTCGTCCACGGGCTTTCCGCCATCGTCGAGAACGCGGCCGATTTCGCGGCGACTCGGGTTCGCGTCCTGGGCTCGGCCGACGTGCAGTGGATCACGATCGAGGTCCTCGACGATGGCCCCGGCTTTGCCGCCGACATCCTGCCCCGGCTGGGCGAGCCCTATGTCACCAGCCGCCCGCACGGAAAGGCGCGTCAGGCCCTGGCCTCTCAGCTGGCGTCCGCCGCCGGAGCGGCCCGGCCCGGCAAGCGGGGGCGGGCCGCTCCACCGATCGTGGATGTGATCCCCAGCCAGGGCGGCATGGGTCTGGGTTTCTTCATCGCGCGCACCCTGCTGGAACGCACGGGCGGTCAGGTGGTGGTCGGCCACGGCGACGGCGGTCCAGGCCCGAACAAGGGCGCCCGCGTGACCGTCCGCTGGCCCCGACGGGCCCTGGAGGCCACGACGGCCTGACCGGAGGTGACGGATCGCCGCACGGCTTGATCCAAGCTGTGCGGGAACCCACTCTGCTCTGCAGGGAGACAAATACCATGCCGACGACCGCCACCAACCTTGAAGACCGCATCGCCGGGCTCGAGGATCGCTCGCTTCTGCTGCTCGACGACGATCAGGCGCTGCGGACCCGACTGGGTCGCGCGCTGGAGGCGCGGGGGTTCGAGGTGACGACCGCCGGCTCGGTCGGCGAGGCCACCGAGGCGCTGAAGACCCATCAGCCCGCCTTTGCCGTGCTGGACATGCGGCTGGAGGACGGCAACGGCCTGAAGATCGTCGAGGCCATCCGCGACCGCCGGGCGGATTCCCGCATCGTGATGCTGACGGGCTATGGCGCGATCGCCACCGCGGTCGCGGCGGTCAAGGCCGGCGCGGTCGACTATCTGTCGAAGCCGGCCGATGCCGATGACGTGGTCAAGGCCCTGATGGCCACGGGCGATGCGCCCGAGCCGCCGGACAATCCCATGAGCGCCGACCGCGTCCGTTGGGAGCACATCCAGCGCGTCTACGAGCTGTGCGACCACAATGTCTCGGAGACGGCGCGCCGCCTCGGCATGCACCGCCGGACCCTGCAGCGCATTCTGGCCAAGCGCGCGCCGCGCTAGGGCTTGATCGATTGAGGAGGACCCACTGCGTGGGTCCGCCGAAAGCGTGAATCACGCTCTAGGGCTTGAGTGCCCGCATGGCGGCGAGGCGGCCGAAGGCGATGGTCAGGGCCTTGCGCCGTGCCGGGGCCAGCGGGCTGACCGGCGCATCGCGGACCACGGCCCCCCCGAAGCTGTCGGCCACGATCAGTCCCGGCGCGTCCGGAAGGATGCCGTCGGGAAACTCCGGCGCGACCGCGAAATAGAAGGCGTCGCAGAAGGGCGCGTACTCGGGCCATTTGCGGTCGACCCGGAAGTCGTCAGGCCCCGACTTGACCTCGACGATGACGATGTCGCCCTTGCGCCCCAGGGCCATGACGTCGGCGCGCCGCCCGTTGGGCAGGCAGACCTCGAGCAGGGGCGCATAGCCCATGTCGGCCAGCAACCGGGCCGCCCCACGCGTCACGCCCAGCGTCGTCTCGGGACGGCTGAAGACGAGTTCAAGGTGCGCGGCGGCGGGCATCCGCGCACTATGTTCCGGTTAGGTTCCGCTCGCAAGCGGAGCGTCAGACCCCGGTCTGAACGATCTCTGTGGTGCTGAAGCCCAGGGCGCGGGCCCGGGCCAGCGTGGCGGCGCGCACGGAGGCGGAGGGGCTCTGCGACCGGTGCCAGATCCACCAGCTGGACTTGTTGGGCAGGCCCATGATCGCCCAGCTGTAGTCGGGCGCATGATCCCAGACCCAGTATTGCTGGGACGCCAGACCGCCGAAGCTGAGCAGGCCCGTCAGGCTGAACCGGAATTTGGCGTTGGTCGCCGTGTCGGTGACCGAGGCATTGGCCCGCAGCGTCTCGACCCGGCCCGTCTCGCGGCGGGTGCAGGTGACGAGGATCGAATAGCGATTGGCCTCGTTCGCCGGGTTGAAGTCGATCTGGGCGCGGCTGCAGTCGCGCTGCATGCCGTTGTCGTTGCGCGCGATCTCGAACCAGCGACCATCGAACTGGTCGAGGTTCACCCGGGGGGCCTGGGCCGCGGCCGGCAGGGCGCTGGCGAGAAGGGCGGCGGCGGCAAGCGCGAGGGTTCGGGCGTCGGTCATGGGCGTCATAGGCTCTTCGGTGATCGGCGTTGGCCGCGAAGATACGAAGGTGATGCGCCGATGGTTGCCTAGGGTTCGAAGCGCCTGCGGTTCTCGCGCCATTCGTCGGCGGTCTGGCCCCACAGGTCGACGCGCTCGTCCTGCATCGGTTCGGGCAGTCGGCCGGGTCCGCGATTGACCGATCCCAGCCGCCCGGCGACCCGCGCGGACGCGAAATTCTCCGGCGCGATGCAGTGGATCACGTCGGTCCAGCGCAGGACGTCGACGGCGTAGTCCATGGACGCCACCGCCGCCTCCACCGCGTAGCCCCGGCCGCGGGCGTCGGGGTGCAGGCTCCAGCCCACCTCCGTGCCGGGCCAGCCATAGGGGTGCAGGGGTCCGATCCGGCCCATCCACAGGCCGCTGTCCTTCTCGATCACCGAAAACATCGCCTCGCCCGTCGCCGCCCACTGGCCGATCACGGCCATCAGGGCCCGCCAGGTCTGGGGCGGCGCCTGTACCCCGCCGAGGAACCGCATCGTCTCCGGATCGAGATGAAACTCGGCCCAGCGGGGGAAATCCTCGATCTCGGGCGGACGCAGGAGCAGGCGGGCCGTCTCAATCACCGGGCCGGTCAAAGCGGATACTCCCTTTCCAGTTCGTAGTGGCTGCCGCCGTCGGACAGGACGCTGGAATACAGCCCGAACCGGTCCACCCGGATCGGCGGGGAATGCAGCAGGTTGTGTCCGGTGATCCAGGCGCCGATCCGGTCGGGATTGGTCTGGGTCTTGAGATAGGCCAGCGTCAGGTGCGGGCGATAGACGCGCGGCTCCATCCGGACCCCGGCGCGCTCCGCAGCCGCCCGGCAGCGCCCGGCCAGAACGGTCAGCCGTTCGCCGGGCTCCACTCCCGCCCACAGGGTGTGGCTGCGATGCGCATCGCCGAACGCGCCGACGCCCTTCAGTTCGATGTCGAACGCGCCGGGCGGGATGCGCGCCAGCTCGGCCGCCAGATCGTCGGCGCGGCGTTCGTCGACCTCGCCGAAGAAGGCCAGGGTGACGTGAAGCTGTTCCGGCGTCCGCCATTTCGCGCCCGGCAGACCGGTCTGGCGACGCGCCAGGGTTTCGGCCACATCGAACGGGACGGGGAGGGCGGTGAACAGGCGCAGCATGGGATCAGCCTATCGGCGCGGGTCCTGCGGCGAAAGGTCGGAACCCTTCCGGCTGCGAGCCGCTTGCAAGACCACAGGGGACACACGATATTCCTTGCAGTCGCCGGGGGCTTTTTCCCTGGCCTATTGGAGATTGATCTCGCGATGAGCGACTTCAGAAACGGTTATTCGACGCCGGCACCCGCCCACGCCGACATGGCCGTGGACGCCGGCCTGCGCAGCTTCATGCTGGGCGTCTACAACAAGCTGGCCCTGGGCCTGCTCGTGGCGGGCGGCCTGGCCTATCTGACCGGCAACGTGCCGGCGGTGCAGCAGCTGTTCTTCGCCCCCACACCTGACGGCCGCATCGGAATGACCATGCTGGGCATGATCGTCCAGTTCCTGCCGATCGTGCTGTTGTTCGGCTCGATGTTCTTCATGAAGAACCCGACGGCGCGGGGCGTGAACATGCTCTACTGGGCCGTGGTGGCCTCGATCGGCGCGGGCATGGGCATCCTGTTCCTGCGCTACACCGGCGGTTCGCTGGCCTCGACCTTCTTCGTGACGGCCGCCTCGTTCGGTGCGCTGAGCCTGGTGGGCTACACGACCAAGAAGGACCTGACGGCCATGGGCTCGTTCCTGATCATGGGCGTGATCGGTCTGATCATCGCCTCGATCGTGAACATCTTCATGCAGTCGGGCACGCTGTACCTGATCATCTCGGGTCTCGGCGTTCTGATCTTCGCCGGTCTGATCGCCTTCGATACGCAGCGCCTGAAGATGACCTACTACCAGCTGGGCGGAAACGAAGCGGCGATGGGTGTGGCGACGGGCTTTGGTGCCCTGAGCCTGTTCATCAACTTCGTGAACCTGTTCCAGTTTCTGCTGGCCTTCATGGGCGGCAATCGCAACTAGGCCTTTCGGGCATCCAGCCCGATCGGATCAGGAGGCCCCGGCGGAAACGCCGGGGCCTTTTTATTCCACCACCTGGAATTTGCGGCTGTCGAACACCCGCAGCACCTGCGCCAGTTCCCGGCCGCGCTTCATCACGACGCCGCCTTCACCGATGACCGACCACTGGCCCTGACGGGCCTGCAGCGACGGGCGTTTCTCGATGCGATAGGCGGGAGCGTCGCCGGACCGGCGGAAGACGGCGAACTCGGCCGACTCCCGGCCGCCGACCATGGCGTAGTCCCGCCATTCCGCCTGGGCGACCATGCGGCCATAGACCCGAAGGATCAGGTCGAGCTCCCGCCGCTCGAAGAAGACGGAGCCGGATGGGCCGGGGTCGAGGGGGGTCACGTCGGCGCTCATCCGATCAATCTAGGCGCACTCCCGGCGAACACCAGCGGGGGCCCCGAGCGAAAAGATTCGCTGTCACGAAATGGCCCCGTTTCGGTCCATCGCCGGACAGATCAGGTCGCGAAATACAGACCGTCGGCCTGACGGAGTTCGGAAGCGTCCCGGATCCTGAACAGCCCCCCCAGCCCCCCTGGATGTCTCCAGCGTATGGGCTCCGACGGGCCGGCGCTTCCTCCAAAGCGAGACGTCCGCCCTGCCCCCCTCCCCCCAATGGCACGGCGGGCGTTTTGCTGTGTGGGCCCGACCGGAACGCAAAACGCCGGGGCGACGACCCCGGCGTTTCGGTCTCTGCGGCCTGAC
This DNA window, taken from Brevundimonas subvibrioides ATCC 15264, encodes the following:
- a CDS encoding M48 family metallopeptidase; its protein translation is MKSSAPYRTGQRLPLEGGAQLRLSVNPRARRISIRIDARAGEAVAVAPSERRLSDAVTFARSKADWIAERLSARPSGTALVPGAVIPFRGGTAVLEATGGAGSARLVVGADGFRIVSGGEGEAFARRVVNLLKRLARETLTERTQVHLTTLGQAPVTLGINDPTSRWGSCSPMSRSIRYSWRVVMAPPAVLDYLAAHEVAHLVHADHSPAYWSVVHRLVGDHRPFRAWLRQHSGDLHAVGR
- the ligD gene encoding DNA ligase D, producing MKGELKTYQAKRRFAETPEPKGTKATRKGAAPLRYLIQRHAATRLHYDFRIEFDGVLKSWAVTKAPSRDTTVKRLAVEVEDHPLDYGSFEGTIPDGNYGAGTVQLWDTGTWSPRHPETLEADWAKGSIKMDLDGERLKGGWALVRLKSDRGKPSKWANWLLLKEKDAHAVPGEGDALAEIDASITTGRSLAEIAAGKTPGTPTRPTGRKAAARPKAAPSGATLSKPPAFTPIQLCKVADHPPSGAGWAHEIKFDGYRVQIATGGGKARLYTRSGLDWSQKFPEVVADAARWPDGVIDGELCALDPDHMPDFPALQAAISAGRTADLVFFAFDLLSEGTEDLREKPLSHRKARLSGHIDRMSRAARDRIRYVDHFASTGQAVLESACRMDLEGVISKKLDAPYTAGRSSTWLKSKCRGGDEVVIGGWSSENGTRFRSLLVGVREGEGLRYLGRVGTGYSQAVMKTLLPALKAAASDASPFAGKGAPRGGRDIHWLKPVLVAEVTHGGYTESGSLRQAAFKGLRADKPAAEVTERPQTPTPTGKAAPATDLHVPGEPAPLASARGKVVVAGVTISNPDKILWPARDGHPAITKAELARYYEAAADRILPHVADRPTSIIRAPEGVGGETFFQRHAMPGSNPRLKLIDVHERKPYVAVVDVGGLVAIGQSGGLELHPWGCAPGEPEIPDQVTFDLDPDEGLDFEDVISAARVVRKKLEALGLHPFVKTTGGKGLHVVVPIKTDARSRVTWDQNKAFAKGVSEAIRAEAPDRFTTTLAKKARGGKIFLDYLRNGRMATAVAPWSPRARPGAGIAFPLAWTQVKAGLDPTAFSLRTYPALLKKPDPWKDFRVSAVSLKGALKKL
- the thpR gene encoding RNA 2',3'-cyclic phosphodiesterase, with translation MLRLFTALPVPFDVAETLARRQTGLPGAKWRTPEQLHVTLAFFGEVDERRADDLAAELARIPPGAFDIELKGVGAFGDAHRSHTLWAGVEPGERLTVLAGRCRAAAERAGVRMEPRVYRPHLTLAYLKTQTNPDRIGAWITGHNLLHSPPIRVDRFGLYSSVLSDGGSHYELEREYPL
- a CDS encoding GNAT family N-acetyltransferase, which translates into the protein MIETARLLLRPPEIEDFPRWAEFHLDPETMRFLGGVQAPPQTWRALMAVIGQWAATGEAMFSVIEKDSGLWMGRIGPLHPYGWPGTEVGWSLHPDARGRGYAVEAAVASMDYAVDVLRWTDVIHCIAPENFASARVAGRLGSVNRGPGRLPEPMQDERVDLWGQTADEWRENRRRFEP
- the mmcB gene encoding DNA repair putative endonuclease MmcB, whose translation is MPAAAHLELVFSRPETTLGVTRGAARLLADMGYAPLLEVCLPNGRRADVMALGRKGDIVIVEVKSGPDDFRVDRKWPEYAPFCDAFYFAVAPEFPDGILPDAPGLIVADSFGGAVVRDAPVSPLAPARRKALTIAFGRLAAMRALKP
- a CDS encoding lipocalin family protein, producing MTDARTLALAAAALLASALPAAAQAPRVNLDQFDGRWFEIARNDNGMQRDCSRAQIDFNPANEANRYSILVTCTRRETGRVETLRANASVTDTATNAKFRFSLTGLLSFGGLASQQYWVWDHAPDYSWAIMGLPNKSSWWIWHRSQSPSASVRAATLARARALGFSTTEIVQTGV
- a CDS encoding Bax inhibitor-1/YccA family protein — its product is MSDFRNGYSTPAPAHADMAVDAGLRSFMLGVYNKLALGLLVAGGLAYLTGNVPAVQQLFFAPTPDGRIGMTMLGMIVQFLPIVLLFGSMFFMKNPTARGVNMLYWAVVASIGAGMGILFLRYTGGSLASTFFVTAASFGALSLVGYTTKKDLTAMGSFLIMGVIGLIIASIVNIFMQSGTLYLIISGLGVLIFAGLIAFDTQRLKMTYYQLGGNEAAMGVATGFGALSLFINFVNLFQFLLAFMGGNRN
- a CDS encoding ActR/PrrA/RegA family redox response regulator transcription factor; this translates as MPTTATNLEDRIAGLEDRSLLLLDDDQALRTRLGRALEARGFEVTTAGSVGEATEALKTHQPAFAVLDMRLEDGNGLKIVEAIRDRRADSRIVMLTGYGAIATAVAAVKAGAVDYLSKPADADDVVKALMATGDAPEPPDNPMSADRVRWEHIQRVYELCDHNVSETARRLGMHRRTLQRILAKRAPR
- a CDS encoding polyhydroxyalkanoate depolymerase, which produces MLYALHELAYQSAQPFRIGAQMARRFWTSPMNPASDTAIGRTAYASAELFESVTRRYGKPAWGLDVITINDRPVRTTEQVVWKSPWVRLLRFARNIGDLKRAGKPAAAPSVLIVAPLSGHYATLLRGTVETFLQDHDVYVTDWVNARQVPMLEGRFDFHDYIDHVRTMLAQIGPRAHVVGVCQPGPPVLAAAAIMAAENDPNRPASMTFMGSPIDARLSPTVTNQLAEAKPFAWFQSNMIHTVPWPYPGFGREVYPGFVQLYSFMSMNEARHTDAHWEYFRDLVAGDGDGVEKHEQFYDEYLSVLDLTEEFYLQTIDIVFQSHLLPRGLLEHRGVPVDLTKITDIGLMTVEGEKDDISGVGQTQAAHTLCTSIPDDRRVLYVQPGVGHYGVFNGRRFREEIYTRTRDFIAANEKLCAVSDRSAAAA
- a CDS encoding ActS/PrrB/RegB family redox-sensitive histidine kinase, with product MDQSEANPSFAANASQGTPLSGWRDLPRRARGLSLRTLIILRWLAIAGQTATVIVLVMMLHFPLPVWQVLSVIGASALVNLSAMSRLRQTDSRLPDGRQTAIHLGFDILQLTALLAFTGGLENPFCLLLVAPVTVAAASLPGRQALGLGLMVLISTTALFFWSMPLPWQSGTELELPPLYRFGVGLALITGVVFTAAYAWRVAAEAEKLELALATTQDVLQREQRLAALGGLAAAAAHELGTPLATIQIVAKELLRAAAPDGPIAEDARLMLLQADRCRDILKRLSQRPEDGDELYTEVGLKALLSEVVEPHLGFDLDISVEVRTPPGMAAPHVRRLAEVVHGLSAIVENAADFAATRVRVLGSADVQWITIEVLDDGPGFAADILPRLGEPYVTSRPHGKARQALASQLASAAGAARPGKRGRAAPPIVDVIPSQGGMGLGFFIARTLLERTGGQVVVGHGDGGPGPNKGARVTVRWPRRALEATTA
- a CDS encoding SCO family protein; its protein translation is MPRRSVLLFAGACIAIAVALAAVTVVVVTGREQAAAVAEGTGTGQASVGGPFQLVNQDGQAVDQTLLNGKWSLVFFGFTYCPDFCPTTLQALEATKARLGAAADDLQIVFISVDPARDTPQALKDYLSSDGFPEGVIGLTGTDAQVKSAADAYRAFYQKVGTGPDYTMNHSLTVYLIGPDGRYRSALAHDLGPDRSAQLIQRVMARG